In the genome of Mixta calida, the window TTTGCCTTCATGTACTTTGCGGTGCGCAGCTTTTTGAACATCTCATGCTTTACCCGGCCTTTCTTGTTCCTGACCGGCTGCGCCCGGCGAGGCGCAAACGGCGTGCCGTCCGGGGCCTGCTGGCGCTTAATGTTCTGCTGCTGACTGGCGCGCAGCCGCTTCGCAATATTGCGGGCCATCTCTTTACGCGTTGCAGGCGACAGGTTTGCAATCAGCGCGGCCAGGCGTCCGTCGAACGCTTCCAGCCCGTTCATGGGGTCAGCTCGCTGACCAGCTCGCCATGCACATAAAGCTGAAGCGGCCGGTTGACGTTTTCCGGCAACGGCGGCTCGCCGATATGGTCAACGTGCAGCGCATCGCCGTCCTGCTTCACAAGCACGCGCTCAGTGAGTTGCAGATCGATGCTGATATCGCAGAGCGTGTCGCTTAACACATCCACCTTAAAGGTGAAGCCGGTGCGGCGCTTTTCTTCGGTCGCCATAATGTCGGGTTGATTCTCACGCAGCCAGGCCAGCACCGGCACCATCACCAGATCGATATCGTCGGCATAGTCAGTAATCACCAGATTCAGCTGATACTGGTATTCAAACGACAGCGAGCTGGCGAGCGTCGAGGCAATCCGGCCGCTGTCAATAAACACATTCAGGCTGTCAGGGTTTCGCGCCAGCAGCGGGACGCTGTTTGTCAGCGCCTCGCGCAGCTGTTTCGGTTTCAGCATCGTGTTGCTCCTGGCATTCTTTGATGGTTTCCACCTGCAACCCGCAGGAAACGAGCGCAGCCTCCAGCTGGCGGTTATCAGCGGCCAGATCGCCCTGCGTCTGCAGCCGGTTGCCCGGCACCGGGCAGCTGGTCACGCGCGGGCAGCCAGTCCAGATAATCACGGGCGTTGCTGAAGGCGGGACGGCTGTGCAGCCGGACAACATCGTCAGGCAAAGCAGCAGCAGACCAGCCGCGTAGTG includes:
- the lysC gene encoding Rz1-like lysis system protein LysC (LysC is an Rz1-like component of a phage lytic system, substantially overlapping although not fully embedded in the gene for the Rz-like LysB component.), which gives rise to MQTRHYAAGLLLLCLTMLSGCTAVPPSATPVIIWTGCPRVTSCPVPGNRLQTQGDLAADNRQLEAALVSCGLQVETIKECQEQHDAETETAARGADKQRPAAGAKP
- a CDS encoding phage virion morphogenesis protein, whose translation is MNGLEAFDGRLAALIANLSPATRKEMARNIAKRLRASQQQNIKRQQAPDGTPFAPRRAQPVRNKKGRVKHEMFKKLRTAKYMKAKASADDAVVEFTGKVQRMARVHHYGLRDRPARRVKEVLYEARPLLGLNDADMHAIEMEIINRLAE
- a CDS encoding phage tail protein, whose translation is MLKPKQLREALTNSVPLLARNPDSLNVFIDSGRIASTLASSLSFEYQYQLNLVITDYADDIDLVMVPVLAWLRENQPDIMATEEKRRTGFTFKVDVLSDTLCDISIDLQLTERVLVKQDGDALHVDHIGEPPLPENVNRPLQLYVHGELVSELTP